The Chryseobacterium indicum genome includes a window with the following:
- a CDS encoding Arc family DNA binding domain-containing protein: MKSEKAQNPSENKGKKSFVLRIDESTFKLLEKWANDEFRSVNGQIEYLLHQSLINSGRKKKE; this comes from the coding sequence ATGAAATCAGAAAAAGCTCAGAATCCTTCCGAAAATAAAGGCAAAAAATCTTTTGTCTTAAGGATTGATGAGTCTACATTTAAGCTTCTGGAAAAATGGGCAAATGACGAATTCCGGAGTGTAAACGGACAGATTGAGTATTTGCTGCATCAGAGCCTGATTAATTCAGGAAGGAAAAAGAAAGAATAA